One genomic region from Nocardia vinacea encodes:
- the rfbA gene encoding glucose-1-phosphate thymidylyltransferase RfbA codes for MRGIILAGGTGSRLHPITRGVSKQLVPVYDKPMVYYPLSTLMLAGIRDILVITTPEDADAFARLLGDGSQFGISITYVVQPEPDGLAKAFVLGADHIGGESAALVLGDNIFHGPGLGTSLERFAAIDGGAVFAYWVSDPTAYGVVEFTEGRAVSIEEKPKVPRSNYAIPGLYFYDNDVVEIARGLRPSARGEYEITDINRAYLEQDRLRVDVLARGTAWLDTGTFDSLLDAANYVRTIEQRQGLKIAVPEEVAWRQGFIDDEQLCALAEPLVRSGYGTYLLDLLERGRDW; via the coding sequence ATGCGCGGAATCATCTTGGCCGGTGGCACCGGATCCCGGTTGCACCCGATCACGCGCGGGGTGAGCAAACAGCTGGTCCCGGTCTACGACAAACCGATGGTCTACTACCCGTTGTCCACGCTCATGCTGGCGGGCATCCGGGACATCCTGGTGATCACCACCCCGGAGGACGCCGACGCGTTCGCCCGCCTACTCGGCGACGGCTCGCAGTTCGGCATCTCGATCACCTATGTGGTGCAACCGGAACCGGACGGACTCGCCAAGGCGTTCGTCCTCGGCGCCGACCATATCGGCGGCGAGAGCGCCGCATTGGTGCTCGGCGACAATATCTTCCACGGACCAGGCCTGGGCACCAGCCTCGAGCGCTTCGCCGCGATCGACGGCGGCGCGGTCTTCGCGTACTGGGTCTCGGATCCGACCGCCTACGGCGTCGTCGAATTCACCGAGGGCCGAGCGGTTTCGATCGAGGAGAAGCCCAAGGTGCCGCGGTCCAACTACGCCATCCCCGGGCTATATTTCTATGACAACGATGTCGTGGAGATCGCGCGCGGGCTGCGGCCCTCGGCGCGCGGCGAATACGAGATCACCGATATCAATCGCGCCTATCTGGAACAGGATCGGCTGCGCGTCGATGTCCTCGCCCGCGGCACCGCCTGGTTGGATACCGGCACCTTCGACTCGCTGCTGGACGCCGCCAACTACGTGCGCACCATCGAACAGCGGCAGGGCCTGAAAATCGCTGTGCCGGAAGAGGTCGCGTGGCGGCAGGGCTTCATCGACGACGAACAGCTCTGCGCGCTGGCCGAACCGCTGGTTCGCTCCGGCTACGGGACGTATCTGCTCGATCTGCTCGAGCGCGGACGGGATTGGTGA
- a CDS encoding dTDP-4-dehydrorhamnose 3,5-epimerase family protein, translated as MEFRELAVPGAWVITPRQFGDERGMFCESFKASEFEKVTGRPFDLRQVNCSVSAAGVLRGIHYTEDPPGQAKYVTCVRGAFLDVVVDLRPGSPTYGRWDSVVLDDVDRRSMFLSEGLGHAILSLADHSTVTYLCSIEYTPEFDRDMDAFDPRLGIEWPKVGLDGRPLTYIRSPKDAAAPPFS; from the coding sequence ATGGAGTTCCGTGAACTCGCCGTGCCGGGGGCATGGGTGATCACCCCGCGCCAATTCGGCGACGAGCGCGGCATGTTCTGCGAATCGTTCAAGGCCTCGGAATTCGAGAAGGTGACCGGTCGGCCGTTCGATCTGCGCCAGGTCAACTGCTCGGTCTCGGCGGCCGGAGTGCTGCGCGGCATCCACTACACCGAGGATCCGCCGGGTCAGGCCAAATATGTGACCTGCGTGCGGGGCGCGTTCCTCGATGTCGTCGTCGATCTGCGGCCCGGGTCGCCCACCTACGGACGCTGGGACAGCGTGGTGCTCGACGATGTCGATCGGCGCTCGATGTTCCTGTCCGAGGGGCTCGGCCATGCGATTCTGTCGCTGGCGGATCACTCCACCGTCACCTATCTCTGTTCGATCGAGTACACGCCGGAATTCGACAGGGATATGGATGCCTTCGATCCGCGGCTGGGTATCGAATGGCCGAAGGTCGGTCTGGACGGTCGACCGCTGACGTATATCCGATCCCCGAAAGACGCTGCCGCTCCGCCCTTCTCGTGA
- a CDS encoding MFS transporter, which translates to MTSAATVSAATATDPIRWSTRLWGMLITLCIVLFLDGLDVSMIGVALPSIGAELDLSTSTLQWLVSGYVLGYGGLLLLGGRTADLLGRRKVFLIALAVFALASLAGGLVTSGPLLILTRFIKGLAAAFTAPTGLSIITTNFAEGPARNKALSIYTVFGAGGYSMGLLFGGLMTGIGWRWTFLLPVPIALAALAAAWVLVPKDEAAEEGGHDILGALLSTAGMLLLVYTVVSAPEVGWGSARTIGSFVGAAVLFAGFVAVEKKVKYPLVRLGILRKVTLVRASLAIIAVAGSYFSWQFIVTLYMQDSLGWSPLKLAMALLPVGLLVVASAFFSDKLVDRFGTGPIIAITMVVMAIGYLLFLRLDTTPSYLTMILPAVLLIGIGWVGFPAINIQATNGIDDDEQGLAAGVLQTSMQVGAAIVLAVNTAIIASGDPGASTPSAMLDNFRPGLQFAAGVAIVGALIALTAYLPKRAKARAQEPELELVG; encoded by the coding sequence ATGACTTCTGCAGCAACCGTTTCGGCCGCGACGGCGACCGATCCGATCAGATGGTCCACCCGTCTCTGGGGCATGCTGATCACCCTCTGCATTGTGTTGTTCCTCGATGGTCTCGACGTCTCGATGATCGGTGTGGCGCTGCCGTCCATCGGCGCCGAACTGGATCTGTCCACTTCCACCCTGCAGTGGCTGGTCAGCGGCTATGTGCTGGGTTACGGCGGCCTGCTGCTGCTCGGCGGTCGCACCGCCGATCTGCTCGGGCGGCGCAAGGTCTTCCTGATCGCGCTCGCCGTCTTCGCGCTCGCTTCGCTGGCGGGCGGTCTGGTCACCTCCGGCCCGCTGCTGATCCTGACCCGCTTCATCAAGGGTCTGGCCGCGGCGTTCACCGCCCCGACCGGTCTGTCCATCATCACCACCAACTTCGCCGAGGGCCCGGCCCGCAATAAGGCGCTGTCCATCTACACCGTCTTCGGTGCGGGCGGATACTCGATGGGTCTGCTGTTCGGCGGTCTGATGACCGGCATCGGTTGGCGCTGGACCTTCCTGCTTCCGGTCCCGATCGCGCTCGCCGCGCTGGCCGCGGCCTGGGTGCTGGTGCCCAAGGACGAGGCCGCTGAGGAGGGCGGGCACGACATCCTCGGTGCGCTGCTGTCCACCGCGGGCATGCTGCTGCTGGTCTACACCGTCGTCTCCGCGCCCGAGGTGGGCTGGGGTTCGGCACGCACCATCGGTTCCTTCGTCGGCGCTGCGGTGCTGTTCGCCGGATTCGTCGCGGTGGAGAAAAAGGTGAAGTACCCGCTGGTGCGCCTCGGCATTCTGCGAAAGGTGACGCTGGTCCGGGCCAGCCTCGCGATCATCGCGGTGGCGGGTTCGTATTTCAGCTGGCAGTTCATCGTGACCCTGTACATGCAGGATTCACTGGGCTGGTCGCCGCTGAAGCTGGCCATGGCGCTGCTGCCGGTCGGTCTGCTGGTCGTCGCGTCGGCGTTCTTCTCCGATAAGCTCGTCGACCGGTTCGGTACCGGGCCGATCATCGCGATCACCATGGTCGTGATGGCCATCGGCTACCTGCTGTTCCTGCGGCTGGACACCACCCCGTCGTATCTGACGATGATCCTGCCCGCGGTGCTGCTGATCGGCATCGGCTGGGTCGGCTTCCCGGCCATCAACATCCAGGCGACCAATGGCATCGATGATGATGAGCAGGGCCTGGCGGCCGGTGTGCTGCAGACCTCCATGCAGGTCGGCGCGGCCATCGTGCTCGCGGTGAATACCGCGATCATCGCCTCGGGTGACCCCGGTGCGAGCACTCCTTCCGCGATGCTCGACAACTTCCGGCCCGGACTGCAGTTCGCCGCCGGTGTCGCCATCGTCGGCGCGCTCATCGCCCTGACGGCCTACCTGCCCAAGCGTGCCAAGGCGCGGGCGCAGGAGCCGGAATTGGAGCTCGTCGGCTGA
- a CDS encoding MarR family transcriptional regulator, which translates to MSKPSTTQLAGRDVAPTGLVAEWRELLDRHAAVSCALEKELQGKHDIGLSEFETLDRLVDAACGDYRMSDLANDIYLSQSALSRAVARLERDGLVSRSMCAEDRRAIFVCLTEKGREVHESALPTHREVLERTWDSQQKC; encoded by the coding sequence ATGTCGAAGCCGTCGACAACACAATTAGCGGGGCGCGATGTGGCGCCCACCGGGTTGGTCGCCGAGTGGCGTGAGCTGCTCGACCGGCACGCCGCCGTGAGCTGTGCGCTCGAGAAGGAGCTGCAGGGCAAACACGATATCGGCCTCAGCGAATTCGAGACGCTGGACCGGCTGGTCGACGCCGCCTGCGGCGACTATCGGATGAGCGATCTGGCCAACGACATCTACCTGAGCCAGAGCGCACTCTCGCGCGCGGTGGCGCGGCTGGAGCGCGACGGACTGGTTTCGCGCAGTATGTGTGCCGAGGATCGGCGCGCGATCTTCGTCTGCCTGACCGAGAAGGGTCGCGAGGTTCACGAGTCGGCGCTCCCGACGCATCGCGAGGTGCTCGAGCGGACCTGGGATAGTCAGCAGAAGTGCTGA
- a CDS encoding helix-turn-helix transcriptional regulator has translation MALPQGTTGSTMPRRQLGRHLRDLRNRARMTTRMAARQLEWSEAKIWRIETGQTSLRSLDVEAMCKIYGAPTDLVEPLTALAKETKARGWWTGYSDVIAEGFEVYIGLEEAARAMATYENELIPGLLQTEAYTRALLKSARPEASDTEIERRVQLRMARQTLLTRKDSPLHLDVVITESVLWRRVGGAEVTVEQLAHLRRMCDLPNVRIQLVPSDSGYHDGMDSGPFVLLEFADTAQAELREPPVVYVEAFTGPVYLDKDHEIERYRKAFANIKSVAADARTGIAEARESI, from the coding sequence ATGGCTTTACCGCAGGGCACGACCGGATCGACTATGCCGCGCAGGCAGCTCGGCCGACATCTGCGTGATCTGCGCAATCGGGCCAGGATGACCACCCGGATGGCGGCCCGGCAGCTCGAATGGTCCGAGGCCAAGATCTGGCGGATCGAAACCGGGCAGACCTCATTGCGCAGCCTGGACGTCGAGGCCATGTGCAAGATCTACGGTGCGCCGACCGATCTCGTCGAACCGCTGACCGCGCTGGCCAAGGAGACCAAGGCCAGGGGATGGTGGACCGGCTACAGCGATGTGATCGCCGAGGGTTTCGAGGTGTACATCGGTCTCGAGGAGGCCGCGCGTGCCATGGCCACCTATGAGAACGAGCTGATCCCCGGACTGCTGCAGACCGAGGCATACACCCGCGCGCTGCTGAAGTCCGCGCGTCCGGAGGCGTCGGATACCGAAATCGAACGTCGGGTGCAGCTGCGCATGGCCAGGCAGACGTTGCTCACGCGCAAGGATTCGCCGCTGCATCTGGATGTGGTGATCACCGAATCGGTGCTGTGGCGGCGGGTCGGCGGTGCCGAGGTGACCGTCGAACAGCTCGCGCACCTGCGGCGCATGTGCGACCTGCCGAATGTGCGAATCCAATTGGTGCCCTCGGATTCCGGCTATCACGACGGCATGGATTCGGGCCCGTTCGTCCTACTCGAATTCGCCGATACCGCGCAGGCGGAGCTGCGGGAGCCGCCGGTGGTCTATGTCGAGGCGTTCACCGGTCCGGTGTACCTGGACAAGGATCACGAAATCGAGCGCTACCGAAAGGCTTTCGCAAACATCAAGTCGGTCGCCGCGGATGCGCGCACCGGCATCGCGGAAGCGCGCGAAAGTATTTAA
- a CDS encoding DUF4282 domain-containing protein, with protein sequence MSEHRGGDSTGSGRVTGGRAASRSDSTGEADDASSVGAPDSAEFETESRWIAWKETASKRFSRTAEPEPAEPFESPRAWTADAARGLLDVQFHRPATRTLLPLAYMLGLAFAIGIPIALTVLMWQVSAVLGVLAALIAIPLGLTIAAVVRLLLEFLENASKLAAKVEHIADLADDLFQALSDVAEPVNQLSEDVRAVQFWRFRKRGARK encoded by the coding sequence ATGAGTGAGCATCGCGGTGGCGATTCGACGGGGAGCGGTCGGGTGACGGGTGGGCGCGCAGCATCACGAAGCGATTCGACCGGCGAGGCCGACGACGCCAGTAGTGTCGGCGCGCCGGATTCGGCAGAGTTCGAAACCGAATCACGCTGGATCGCCTGGAAAGAGACGGCGTCCAAACGGTTCTCGCGCACCGCGGAGCCCGAACCGGCCGAACCCTTCGAAAGTCCCCGTGCCTGGACCGCCGATGCCGCCCGCGGTCTGCTGGATGTGCAGTTCCACCGTCCGGCGACCAGGACGCTGCTGCCCCTTGCCTACATGCTCGGCCTGGCCTTCGCGATCGGCATCCCGATCGCACTGACGGTGCTGATGTGGCAGGTCTCCGCGGTGCTCGGCGTGCTGGCCGCCTTGATCGCGATACCGCTCGGCCTGACCATCGCGGCCGTCGTACGCCTGCTGCTCGAATTCCTGGAGAACGCGTCCAAGCTGGCCGCCAAGGTCGAGCACATCGCCGATCTCGCCGACGATCTGTTCCAGGCGCTCTCCGATGTCGCCGAGCCGGTCAACCAGCTCTCCGAAGACGTTCGCGCCGTGCAGTTCTGGCGTTTCCGCAAGCGCGGCGCACGTAAGTAG